Proteins co-encoded in one Cucurbita pepo subsp. pepo cultivar mu-cu-16 chromosome LG15, ASM280686v2, whole genome shotgun sequence genomic window:
- the LOC111811507 gene encoding 7-deoxyloganetin glucosyltransferase-like: MGSASKTDKPHAVCIPYPSQGHINPMLSLAKLLHHTGFHITFVNTEYNHRRLLRSRGPDSLDGLLDFQFRTIPDDLPFSDANSTQDIPLLCQSTSKNCLAPFCDLISQLNSAADVPPVSCIVGDAVMSFSMLAANEFKIPYALFWTASACGYWGCMCCRELVKQGLVPLKGESHITDEYLENTVEWTDEIKSIRLRDLPHFLRTTNSDDIILNFNNQQMERSLEASAIIINTYESLERDVLNSLSSILSSIYTIGPLHLLANQIEDQSLRALGSNLWVEEPECVEWLNSKEPNSIVYVNFGSITVMTPEQLIEFAWGLADSEKPFLWIIRSDIVVGDSAILPPEFVEETKDRSMIARWCCQEKVLNHPSIGGFLTHSGWNSTLESICAGKPMISWPFFAEQQTNCRYCCTEWGIGMEIDSNVKRNEVEELVRELMDGEKGKKMKENVMNLKIEVEEACNRGGSAYKNLDKLIDEVLLSNMKTF, encoded by the exons ATGGGTTCTGCCTCAAAAACTGATAAACCACATGCTGTGTGTATCCCATATCCATCTCAAGGCCATATCAACCCTATGCTAAGCTTGGCTAAGCTTCTCCATCATACAGGTTTCCACATAACTTTTGTTAACACCGAGTACAATCATAGGCGTCTACTCAGGTCGAGAGGCCCTGACTCGCTTGATGGCTTGCTAGATTTTCAATTCCGAACCATCCCCGATGACCTTCCGTTCTCCGATGCCAATTCTACCCAAGATATTCCTTTGCTTTGCCAATCCACCTCCAAGAATTGTTTAGCTCCTTTTTGTGATCTTATCTCTCAGCTTAACTCAGCTGCTGACGTCCCACCGGTTAGTTGCATCGTTGGAGATGCTGTAATGTCCTTCTCTATGTTG GCTGccaatgaatttaaaatccCTTATGCTTTGTTTTGGACTGCCAGTGCTTGTGGCTACTGGGGTTGCATGTGTTGTCGTGAGCTCGTTAAGCAAGGTTTGGTACCACTCAAAGG CGAGAGTCATATAACAGAtgaatatttggaaaataCAGTAGAATGGACGgatgaaataaaaagtataCGTTTGAGAGACCTTCCTCATTTTCTTAGAACTACAAACTCAGATGATATCATACTAAATTTCAACAATCAACAAATGGAAAGATCTCTAGAAGCTTCGGCAATTATAATAAACACATATGAATCACTTGAGCGAGATGTTTTGaattctctttcttcaatcCTTTCGTCTATTTACACTATTGGTCCACTTCACTTGCTTGCCAACCAAATAGAGGACCAAAGCTTAAGAGCATTAGGCTCAAATCTTTGGGTTGAGGAACCAGAGTGCGTCGAGTGGCTGAACTCAAAGGAACCCAACTCGATTGTTTATGTAAATTTTGGTAGTATAACGGTGATGACACCAGAGCAACTGATCGAGTTTGCTTGGGGATTAGCAGACAGTGAGAAGCCATTCCTATGGATTATACGATCGGATATAGTTGTAGGAGATTCAGCCATTTTGCCACCTGAATTTGTGGAAGAAACCAAAGATAGAAGCATGATAGCAAGGTGGTGTTGTCAAGAAAAAGTGTTGAACCATCCTTCAATTGGAGGGTTTCTAACGCATAGTGGTTGGAATTCAACGCTCGAGAGTATCTGCGCTGGCAAGCCGATGATCTCGTGGCCTTTCTTTGCTGAGCAGCAAACAAACTGTCGTTATTGTTGTACTGAGTGGGGCATTGGAATGGAAATTGATAGCAATgtcaaaagaaatgaagtgGAGGAGCTTGTGAGAGAGCTTATGGATGGTGAAAAGggtaagaaaatgaaggagaaTGTTATGAACTTGAAGATTGAAGTTGAAGAAGCATGTAATCGTGGTGGGTCAGCTTACAAGAACTTGGACAAATTGATCGATGAAGTTCTACTATCAAATATGAAGACATTTTAG
- the LOC111811603 gene encoding 7-deoxyloganetin glucosyltransferase-like isoform X1 has translation MGSTSKTDKPHAVCIPYPSQGHINPMLRLAKLLHHRGFHITFVNTEYNHRRLLRSRGPDSLDGLLDFQFRTIPDGLPFSDANSTQDIPSLSQSTSKNCLAPFCDLISLLNSAADVPPVSCIVGDVVMSFSMLAANDFQIPYALFWTASACGYLGYMHYRELIKQGLIPLKDASHIRDGYLENTVQWTDEMKNIRLRDLPSFLRTTNSADIMLNFLNQQMERSREASAIIINTYEPLERDVLNSLSSILSSIYTIGPLHLLANQIGDQSLRALGSNLWVEKPECIEWLNSKAPNSVVYVNFGSITVMTPEQRIECAWGLADSEKPFLWIIRPDIVVGDSTILPPEFVEETKDRSMIASWCCQEKVLNHPSIGGFLTHSGWNSTLESICAGVPMISWPFFAEQLTNCRYCCTEWGIGMEIDSNVKRNEVEEIVRELMDGEKGKKMKENVMNLKIKAEEACNHGGSAYKNLDKLIDEVLLSNMKTF, from the exons ATGGGTTCTACCTCAAAAACTGATAAACCGCATGCTGTGTGTATCCCATATCCATCTCAAGGCCATATCAACCCTATGCTAAGGCTGGCTAAGCTTCTCCATcatagaggtttccacataaCGTTCGTTAACACCGAGTACAATCATAGGCGTCTGCTCAGGTCGAGAGGCCCTGACTCGCTTGATGGCTTGCTAGATTTTCAATTCCGAACCATCCCCGATGGTCTTCCGTTCTCCGATGCCAATTCTACCCAAGATATTCCTTCCCTTTCCCAATCCACTTCCAAGAATTGTTTAGCTCCTTTCTGTGATCTTATTTCTCTGCTTAATTCAGCTGCTGACGTCCCACCGGTTAGCTGCATTGTTGGAGATGTTGTCATGTCCTTCTCTATGTTGGCTGCCAATGATTTTCAAATCCCTTATGCTTTGTTTTGGACGGCCAGTGCTTGTGGCTACTTGGGTTATATGCATTATCGTGAGCTTATTAAGCAAGGCTTGATACCACTAAAAG ATGCCAGTCACATAAGAGATGGATATTTGGAAAATACTGTACAATGGAcggatgaaatgaaaaatatacgTTTGAGAGACCTTCCTAGTTTTCTTAGAACTACAAACTCAGCTGATATCATGCTAAATTTCCTCAATCAACAAATGGAAAGATCTCGAGAAGCTTCGGCGATTATAATAAACACATATGAACCACTTGAACGAGATGTTTTGaattctctttcttcaatcCTTTCGTCTATTTACACTATTGGTCCACTTCACTTGCTTGCCAACCAAATAGGGGACCAAAGTTTAAGAGCATTAGGCTCAAATCTTTGGGTTGAGAAACCCGAGTGCATCGAGTGGCTGAACTCGAAGGCACCCAACTCGGTTGTTTATGTAAATTTTGGTAGTATAACAGTGATGACACCAGAGCAACGGATCGAGTGCGCTTGGGGATTAGCAGACAGTGAGAAGCCATTCCTATGGATTATACGACCGGATATAGTTGTAGGAGATTCAACCATTTTGCCACCTGAATTTGTGGAAGAAACCAAAGATAGAAGTATGATAGCAAGTTGGTGTTGTCAAGAAAAAGTGTTGAACCATCCTTCAATTGGAGGGTTTCTAACGCATAGTGGTTGGAATTCAACGCTCGAGAGTATCTGCGCTGGCGTGCCGATGATCTCGTGGCCTTTCTTTGCTGAGCAGCTGACGAACTGTCGTTATTGTTGTACCGAGTGGGGCATTGGCATGGAAATTGATAGCAATgtcaaaagaaatgaagtgGAGGAGATTGTGAGAGAGCTAATGGATGGTGAAAAGggtaagaaaatgaaggagaaTGTTATGAATTTGAAGATTAAAGCTGAAGAAGCATGTAATCATGGTGGGTCAGCTTACAAGAACTTGGACAAATTGATCGATGAAGTTCTACTATCAAATATGAAGACATTTTAG
- the LOC111811506 gene encoding 7-deoxyloganetin glucosyltransferase-like — protein sequence MCSPSKTHKPHAVCIPCPAQGHINPMLSLAKLLHHRGFHITFVNTAYNHRRLLRSRGPNALDGLLDFQFRTIPDGLPFSDANSTQDTPSLCQSTSKSCLAPLCDLISQLNSVANVPRVSCIVGDAIMSFSMLAANEFKIPYALFWTASACGYLGYLHYRDLIKQGLIPLKGMI from the coding sequence ATGTGTTCTCCCTCAAAAACTCATAAACCGCATGCTGTGTGTATCCCATGTCCAGCCCAAGGCCATATCAACCCTATGCTAAGCTTGGCTAAGCTTCTCCATcatagaggtttccacataaCATTCGTTAACACCGCCTACAATCATAGGCGTCTGCTCAGGTCGAGAGGCCCCAACGCGCTCGATGGCTTGCTAGATTTTCAATTCCGAACCATCCCCGATGGCCTTCCGTTCTCCGATGCCAACTCTACCCAAGATACTCCTTCCCTTTGCCAATCTACCTCCAAGAGCTGTTTAGCTCCTTTATGTGATCTTATCTCTCAGCTTAATTCAGTTGCTAACGTCCCACGGGTTAGCTGTATTGTTGGAGATGCTATTATGTCTTTTTCTATGTTGGCCGCTAATGAGTTTAAAATTCCTTATGCTTTGTTTTGGACTGCTAGTGCTTGTGGCTACTTGGGTTACCTGCATTACCGTGATCTCATTAAGCAAGGTTTGATACCACTCAAAGgtatgatttaa
- the LOC111776347 gene encoding 7-deoxyloganetin glucosyltransferase-like, with translation MYETYGSSSKTDKPHAMCIPCPAQGHINPMLSLANLLHHRGFHITFVNTEYNHRRLLRSRGPDSLDDLLDFQFRTITNDLPFSNVNSTQDVPSLCESTSKNCLAPFCDLVFLFNSAADVSPVSCIVGDVVMSSMLVANKFKISYALFWTASACSYLGYMRCLEFIKHGLVPLKGMI, from the coding sequence atgtaCGAAACATATGGTTCATCCTCAAAAACTGATAAACCACATGCTATGTGTATCCCATGTCCAGCCCAAGGCCATATCAACCCTATGCTAAGCTTGGCTAACCTTCTACATcatagaggtttccacataaCTTTCGTTAACACCGAGTACAATCATAGGCGTCTGCTCAGATCGAGAGGCCCTGACTCACTTGATGACTTGCTAGATTTTCAATTCCGAACCATCACCAATGACCTTCCGTTCTCCAATGTCAATTCTACCCAAGATGTTCCTTCCCTTTGTGAATCCACATCCAAGAATTGTTTAGCTCCGTTCTGTGatcttgtttttctgtttaaCTCAGCTGCTGACGTTTCGCCTGTTAGCTGCATCGTTGGAGATGTTGTTATGTCCTCTATGTTGGTTgccaataaatttaaaatctcttATGCTTTGTTTTGGACTGCTAGTGCTTGTAGCTACTTGGGTTATATGCGTTGTCTTGAGTTTATTAAGCATGGTTTGGTACCACTCAAAGGtatgatttaa
- the LOC111811505 gene encoding 7-deoxyloganetin glucosyltransferase-like → MGSASKTDKPHAVCIPYPAQGHINPMLSLAKLLHHTGFHITFVNTEYNHRRLLRSRGPDSLNGLLDFQFRTIPDGLPFSDSNSTQDVPSLCESTSKNCLAPFCDLISQLNSAADVPSVSCIVGDAIMSFSMLAANEFKIPYALFWTASACGYLGYMRYPQLIKQGLIPLKDASHITDGYLENTVEWTEGMKSIRLRDLPNFLRTTNPDDVMLNFIDEQMKRSREASAIIINTYESLERDVLNSLSSILQSIYTIGPLHLLWNQIEDQSLRTLGSNLWVEEPECIEWLNSKEPNSVVYVNFGSVAVMTTEQLIEFAWGLANSRKQFLWITRPDVVVGDSTILPLEFVEETKDRSMIASWCCQEQVLNHPSIGGFLTHSGWNSTLESICAGVPMISWPFFAEQQTNCRYCCTEWGIGMEIDSNVKRNEVEELVRELMDGEKGKKMKENVMSLKIKAEEACKPGGSAYKNFDRLMDEVLLSNKKTF, encoded by the exons ATGGGTTCTGCCTCAAAAACTGATAAACCACATGCTGTGTGTATCCCATATCCAGCTCAAGGCCATATCAACCCTATGCTAAGCTTGGCTAAGCTTCTCCATCATACAGGTTTCCACATAACTTTCGTTAACACCGAGTACAATCATAGGCGTCTACTCAGGTCGAGAGGCCCTGACTCACTCAATGGCTTGCTAGATTTTCAATTCCGAACCATCCCCGATGGCCTTCCGTTCTCCGATTCCAATTCTACCCAAGATGTTCCTTCCCTTTGTGAATCTACCTCCAAGAATTGTTTAGCTCCGTTCTGTGATCTTATTTCTCAGCTTAACTCAGCTGCTGACGTCCCGTCGGTTAGCTGTATCGTTGGAGATGCTATCATGTCCTTCTCTATGTTGGCTGCCAATGAGTTTAAAATCCCTTATGCTTTGTTTTGGACTGCTAGTGCTTGTGGCTACTTGGGTTATATGCGTTATCCTCAACTCATTAAGCAAGGTTTGATACCACTTAAAG ATGCAAGTCATATAACCGATGGATATTTGGAAAATACAGTAGAATGGACTGAGGGAATGAAAAGTATACGTTTGAGAGACCTTCCTAACTTTCTTAGAACTACAAACCCAGATGATGTCATGCTAAATTTCATCGATGAACAAATGAAGAGATCTCGAGAAGCTTCAGCAATTATAATAAACACATATGAATCACTTGAACGAGATGTTTTGaattctctttcttcaatcCTTCAATCTATTTACACTATCGGTCCACTTCACTTGCTTTGGAACCAAATAGAGGACCAAAGTTTAAGAACATTAGGCTCAAATCTTTGGGTTGAGGAACCAGAGTGCATCGAGTGGCTGAACTCAAAGGAACCCAACTCGGTTGTTTATGTAAATTTTGGCAGTGTGGCAGTGATGACGACGGAACAATTAATTGAGTTTGCTTGGGGATTAGCAAACAGTAggaagcaattcttgtggatTACAAGACCTGACGTAGTTGTGGGAGATTCAACCATTTTGCCACTTGAATTTGTGGAAGAAACCAAAGATAGAAGCATGATAGCAAGTTGGTGTTGTCAAGAACAAGTATTGAACCATCCTTCAATTGGAGGGTTTCTAACGCATAGTGGTTGGAATTCAACGCTTGAGAGTATCTGTGCTGGCGTGCCGATGATCTCGTGGCCTTTCTTTGCTGAGCAGCAGACGAACTGTCGTTATTGTTGTACTGAGTGGGGCATTGGAATGGAAATTGATAGCAATGTTAAAAGGAATGAAGTGGAAGAGCTTGTGAGAGAGCTCATGGATGGAGAAAAAggtaagaaaatgaaggagaaTGTTATGAGTTTGAAGATTAAAGCTGAAGAAGCATGTAAACCAGGTGGATCTGCTTACAAGAACTTTGATAGATTGATGGATGAAGTTCTTCTATCAAATAAAAAGACGTTTTAG
- the LOC111811603 gene encoding 7-deoxyloganetin glucosyltransferase-like isoform X2 has translation MGSTSKTDKPHAVCIPYPSQGHINPMLRLAKLLHHRGFHITFVNTEYNHRRLLRSRGPDSLDGLLDFQFRTIPDGLPFSDANSTQDIPSLSQSTSKNCLAPFCDLISLLNSAADVPPVSCIVGDVVMSFSMLAANDFQIPYALFWTASACGYLGYMHYRELIKQGLIPLKVMTPEQRIECAWGLADSEKPFLWIIRPDIVVGDSTILPPEFVEETKDRSMIASWCCQEKVLNHPSIGGFLTHSGWNSTLESICAGVPMISWPFFAEQLTNCRYCCTEWGIGMEIDSNVKRNEVEEIVRELMDGEKGKKMKENVMNLKIKAEEACNHGGSAYKNLDKLIDEVLLSNMKTF, from the exons ATGGGTTCTACCTCAAAAACTGATAAACCGCATGCTGTGTGTATCCCATATCCATCTCAAGGCCATATCAACCCTATGCTAAGGCTGGCTAAGCTTCTCCATcatagaggtttccacataaCGTTCGTTAACACCGAGTACAATCATAGGCGTCTGCTCAGGTCGAGAGGCCCTGACTCGCTTGATGGCTTGCTAGATTTTCAATTCCGAACCATCCCCGATGGTCTTCCGTTCTCCGATGCCAATTCTACCCAAGATATTCCTTCCCTTTCCCAATCCACTTCCAAGAATTGTTTAGCTCCTTTCTGTGATCTTATTTCTCTGCTTAATTCAGCTGCTGACGTCCCACCGGTTAGCTGCATTGTTGGAGATGTTGTCATGTCCTTCTCTATGTTGGCTGCCAATGATTTTCAAATCCCTTATGCTTTGTTTTGGACGGCCAGTGCTTGTGGCTACTTGGGTTATATGCATTATCGTGAGCTTATTAAGCAAGGCTTGATACCACTAAAAG TGATGACACCAGAGCAACGGATCGAGTGCGCTTGGGGATTAGCAGACAGTGAGAAGCCATTCCTATGGATTATACGACCGGATATAGTTGTAGGAGATTCAACCATTTTGCCACCTGAATTTGTGGAAGAAACCAAAGATAGAAGTATGATAGCAAGTTGGTGTTGTCAAGAAAAAGTGTTGAACCATCCTTCAATTGGAGGGTTTCTAACGCATAGTGGTTGGAATTCAACGCTCGAGAGTATCTGCGCTGGCGTGCCGATGATCTCGTGGCCTTTCTTTGCTGAGCAGCTGACGAACTGTCGTTATTGTTGTACCGAGTGGGGCATTGGCATGGAAATTGATAGCAATgtcaaaagaaatgaagtgGAGGAGATTGTGAGAGAGCTAATGGATGGTGAAAAGggtaagaaaatgaaggagaaTGTTATGAATTTGAAGATTAAAGCTGAAGAAGCATGTAATCATGGTGGGTCAGCTTACAAGAACTTGGACAAATTGATCGATGAAGTTCTACTATCAAATATGAAGACATTTTAG
- the LOC111776346 gene encoding UDP-glycosyltransferase 85A8-like gives MIASWCCQEQVLNHPSIGGFLTHSGWNSTLESICAGVPMISWPFFAEQLTNCRYCCTEWGIGMEIDSNVKRNEVEELVRELMDGERGKKMKENVMNLKIKAEEACKPGGSAYKNFDRLIDEVLHF, from the coding sequence ATGATAGCAAGTTGGTGTTGTCAAGAACAAGTATTGAACCATCCTTCAATTGGAGGGTTTCTAACGCATAGTGGTTGGAATTCAACGCTTGAGAGTATCTGTGCTGGCGTGCCGATGATCTCGTGGCCTTTCTTTGCTGAGCAGCTGACGAACTGTCGTTATTGTTGTACTGAGTGGGGCATTGGAATGGAAATTGATAGCAATGTTAAAAGGAATGAAGTGGAAGAGCTTGTGAGAGAACTAATGGATGGAGAAAGGggtaagaaaatgaaggagaaTGTTATGAATTTGAAGATTAAAGCTGAAGAAGCATGTAAACCAGGTGGATCTGCTTACAAGAACTTTGATAGATTGATCGATgaagttcttcatttttga